One segment of Kwoniella newhampshirensis strain CBS 13917 chromosome 10 map unlocalized Ctg14, whole genome shotgun sequence DNA contains the following:
- a CDS encoding transcription elongation factor S-II has translation MDAAALTASVKQLNEANQAGKTDEVTSLLKQLQAEVEPTEDLLRSSKAGVAIAKLRNHASAAVGALAKEIVKSWREVIDENKKKRKRTDGEEVKKEDGAAKRVKAEGSSTGASPAAPTPPAAAGSTSASTPDVKPTAGSSLSPPPRQPLSTIDSSRTTPRTAKADGIADSLRADASDEDGAADSVRDKCVVMIYDALAGDSTAQKKILSERAVGIERAAYKAMNFSTGNDYRAKMRSLFLNLKDKGNPALRNEIVLGYISTEKVANMSKDEMASESVRALKEKIASDNLFKAKAVGETQAETDAFKCGRCQQRKCTYYQMQTRSADEPMTTFVTCTNCGNRWKFS, from the exons ATGGACGCGGCAGCTCTTACCGCTTCAGTGAAGCAGCTAAATGAAGCTAATCAAGCGGGGAAGACAGAT GAAGTGACGAGTCTGTTGAAACAGCTCCAGGCAGAAGTCGAACCTACGGAAGATCTCCTTCGT TCGTCAAAAGCAGGAGTGGCAATCGCCAAGCTGCGAAATCATGCGTCTGCAGCAGTCGGTGCCTTGGCTAAAGAGATTGTCAAGTCGTGGCGAGAGGTCATTGatgagaacaagaagaaaagaaagagaacagatggggaagaggtgaagaaggaggacggTGCAGCGAAGCGTGTCAAGGCAGAGG GGTCGTCTACCGGCGCCTCCCCTGCTGCCCCAACTCCACCCGCTGCAGCTGGATCGACCTCGGCCTCAACACCCGATGTCAAACCCACAGCAGGCTCTTCCTTATCACCGCCTCCGCGCCAACCTCTCTCCACTATCGATTCATCACGAACAACCCCTCGAACGGCCAAGGCTGACGGTATAGCCGACTCATTACGAGCCGATGCTAGCGATGAAGACGGAGCAGCGGATAGCGTCAGAGATAAATGTGTGGTCATGATCTACGATGCGTTGGCAGGGGATAGTACGGCTC AAAAGAAGATACTCAGCGAACGAGCGGTTGGCATAGAACGAGCAGCATATAAAGCTATGAACTTTTCAACAGGTAATGATTATCGTGCGA AGATGCGATCCCTATTCCTGAATCTGAAGGATAAGGGCAATCCGGCTCTGAGGAACGAGATTGTGTTGGGGTACATCAGCACCGAGAAGGTCGCCAATATGTCCAAGGAT GAGATGGCGTCGGAAAGTGTTCGAGCtctgaaagagaagatcgcAAGTGACAACCTGTTCAAGGCGAAAGCTGTCGGAGAGACACAAGCAGAGACGGACGCGTTCAAGTGTGGACGATGTCAACAGAGGAAATGTACTTATTATCAGATGCAAACAAGAAGTGCGGATGAGCCTATGACC ACTTTCGTCAC
- a CDS encoding mitochondrial 37S ribosomal protein mS41, which yields MFLPSLRASSSRLPLPRMISTTSRVMEKARLGPSTETPTPEALLSRIGRNADKKLTPFAESWDKLNEVWLKTQKLQDVGLAIKERRYILWAFSRYSQGSNPSSFIRPPKPSKKVRGWGPKIQNGVRVRA from the exons ATGttccttccatcccttcgGGCATCATCTTCGCGACTCCCTCTTCCGAGGATGATCTCCACAACTTCAAgggtgatggagaaggctcGTCTTGGTCCATCGA CCGAAACACCGACACCGGAGGCACTGCTCTCGAGGATTGGTCGGAATGCCGATAAGAAGCTGACACCGTTTGCCGAATCATGGGATAAATTGAACGAGGTGTGGTTGAAAACGCAGAAGCTTCAAGATGTAGGATTGGCgatcaaggagaggag ATATATT CTCTGGGCATTCTCGAGATACTCGCAAGGGAGCAACCCGTCATCATTCATCCGACCTCCTAAACCATCAAAGAAAGTTAGAGG ATGGGGTCCAAAGATACAAAACGGTGTGAGAGTCAGAGCTTAG